One genomic segment of Catalinimonas alkaloidigena includes these proteins:
- a CDS encoding Hpt domain-containing protein: MSQETPQKLIHETEQVDLTFLHSLSDGDLEFIHEMVSAFMSEIPETIALFEQHLQNKEWYAIGTLAHKIKPSIQTMGLNSTYELMKIVEVSGKKQERIEMLPTYVGQITQTLQQAIPLLQYELDHKFPGLNSEL; the protein is encoded by the coding sequence ATGTCACAAGAAACACCTCAAAAACTCATTCATGAAACCGAGCAGGTTGATCTTACTTTTCTTCATTCACTTTCCGATGGAGATCTTGAATTTATACATGAAATGGTGAGTGCATTTATGAGTGAAATACCAGAAACAATTGCCCTTTTTGAACAGCACCTGCAAAACAAAGAATGGTACGCTATTGGCACTTTGGCACACAAAATCAAACCATCCATACAGACTATGGGGCTGAATAGTACTTATGAATTAATGAAGATTGTAGAAGTTAGTGGTAAAAAACAGGAAAGGATAGAGATGCTTCCCACCTATGTAGGCCAGATCACACAAACCCTCCAACAGGCTATCCCTCTTTTGCAATATGAGCTAGACCATAAGTTTCCTGGTTTGAACTCTGAGCTTTGA
- a CDS encoding amylo-alpha-1,6-glucosidase yields the protein MGEEEIRERVRKLMHDNMISGYSKSAGSEFHFTQPSPGRYPYQFFWDTCLHIFILSALEEHDMAKRHLQSLFALQEEDGFVGHMIYWNNVLPKRITDIFQSKPSLKRKLFRSHMSALIQPPLAAQAALRIYKSCGDREFLQQMLPKLKKYYHWIARNRDFHGDGLISIISNFESGMDWKPTFDVVVGFPEKQADWRLFCRVVAVDIRNFWHNYNFRKIGEKDYFLVKDAGFNTIYAQNLQAMAKICEELEDRDAKQFTKLAAQVIQSMLDILYDKRSAAFLDVYGKHNRKVNVLTPTIFFPLVIKEMPDEICKRVIDKHFFHQNEFGAPFPIPSVAKNHPSFNPDQSTYIWRGPTWILLNWFMHQFFLEKGYTKEAQHLVKSIKKLVGKSGFREYYHPFNGEGNGAHDFTWAGLVVDMINMEKEATYKQRSGT from the coding sequence ATGGGTGAAGAAGAAATCCGTGAGCGGGTAAGAAAGCTCATGCACGATAACATGATCTCTGGCTACTCCAAATCAGCAGGCTCGGAATTTCATTTTACCCAACCATCACCAGGCAGATATCCCTATCAGTTTTTCTGGGATACCTGCCTGCATATCTTTATCCTCAGCGCATTGGAAGAGCATGACATGGCAAAACGTCACCTGCAGAGTCTGTTTGCACTTCAGGAAGAGGATGGGTTTGTAGGGCATATGATTTACTGGAATAATGTGCTTCCTAAAAGAATTACAGATATTTTTCAGTCAAAGCCCAGTCTGAAACGAAAGTTGTTTCGCTCACATATGAGTGCGCTTATTCAGCCTCCTCTGGCAGCACAAGCCGCTTTACGCATCTATAAATCCTGCGGTGATAGAGAGTTTTTACAGCAGATGCTGCCTAAGTTAAAAAAGTACTATCATTGGATTGCCCGTAACAGAGACTTTCATGGAGATGGGCTTATTTCCATCATTTCCAATTTTGAGTCGGGAATGGACTGGAAGCCTACTTTTGATGTGGTCGTCGGTTTTCCAGAAAAGCAGGCTGACTGGCGTTTATTCTGTAGAGTAGTAGCGGTAGATATTCGTAATTTCTGGCATAATTACAATTTCAGGAAGATTGGAGAGAAGGATTATTTTCTTGTAAAAGACGCAGGTTTCAATACGATTTACGCGCAGAACCTGCAAGCCATGGCAAAGATCTGTGAAGAGTTGGAGGATAGGGATGCAAAACAGTTTACCAAGCTGGCAGCGCAAGTTATCCAAAGCATGCTGGATATACTATATGATAAAAGGTCTGCTGCTTTTCTGGATGTGTATGGCAAGCATAATCGTAAAGTCAATGTTTTGACGCCTACTATCTTTTTTCCTTTGGTCATCAAGGAAATGCCGGACGAAATATGCAAGAGAGTAATTGATAAACATTTCTTCCATCAGAATGAGTTTGGGGCTCCTTTCCCTATTCCTTCTGTGGCAAAAAATCATCCGTCATTTAATCCAGATCAGTCAACCTACATTTGGAGGGGGCCCACCTGGATTCTGTTAAACTGGTTTATGCATCAGTTTTTCCTGGAGAAAGGCTATACTAAAGAAGCCCAGCATCTGGTAAAAAGTATAAAAAAACTGGTAGGTAAGAGTGGCTTCAGGGAATATTATCATCCCTTCAATGGTGAAGGAAATGGTGCCCATGACTTTACATGGGCTGGTTTGGTAGTAGATATGATCAATATGGAAAAAGAAGCTACATACAAACAACGATCAGGTACATAG
- a CDS encoding vitamin K epoxide reductase family protein: protein MKDKNKDKDKEKKSNKKKHKQGGMALRGVTRPMAEKQIRQHHQKKQDQKKEGQQHKSDEHQMMSQDQRMQMLHMHHVQTLWVYWMLVILGFWMVLSPLTFSYAQSTAEPSGGREVWLTLSQRVNFMKWSDIISGLLLIFFGWRSLTPNRPVSMWICCFVGVWLSIAPLIFWAPNAAAYINDTLVGVLVIALTILIPGMPNMITYMKMGSQVPQGWSYNPSSWPQRWIMIVTGFIGWMVSRYLGAFQLGYIDQIWDPFFGEGSRLVLNSSMSHSFPISDGAMGALAYTFEFLMGWMGAPSRWRTMPWMVTFFGILVIPLGLVHIFLVISQPVIVGHWCTFCLLAAAIMLPMIPLEIDEVVAMGQHMVQAKRRGDSFWKVFWKGGKPMEHNMDERSPKIMELPQSPWKVFKASIWGMSFPWTLIVSTVLGIWLMFAPAAFGVGIEARAADINHLGGALIVVVSVICMGEVVRIGRYLNVLLGLTVALVPWFLQDSVLALNISGTIAGLAVAALAIPRGPVKESYGLWNKYVK, encoded by the coding sequence ATGAAAGACAAAAATAAAGATAAGGATAAAGAAAAGAAGAGTAATAAGAAAAAGCATAAGCAAGGAGGAATGGCCTTGCGAGGCGTGACCCGCCCTATGGCAGAAAAACAAATCCGCCAGCACCATCAAAAGAAACAGGACCAAAAAAAAGAAGGACAGCAGCATAAAAGTGATGAGCATCAGATGATGAGCCAGGACCAGCGCATGCAAATGTTGCATATGCATCATGTGCAGACGCTTTGGGTGTATTGGATGCTGGTTATATTAGGTTTTTGGATGGTATTGTCTCCCCTAACATTCAGTTATGCCCAGTCCACGGCTGAGCCTAGTGGGGGGCGAGAAGTGTGGCTTACGCTATCGCAAAGAGTAAACTTCATGAAATGGAGCGATATCATCAGTGGATTACTGCTTATCTTTTTTGGCTGGCGTTCTCTGACACCCAATCGTCCGGTCAGCATGTGGATATGCTGCTTTGTGGGCGTATGGTTAAGTATTGCACCACTTATCTTCTGGGCACCCAATGCTGCTGCCTATATCAATGATACTTTGGTAGGTGTCCTGGTGATTGCGCTTACAATTCTGATCCCTGGTATGCCCAATATGATCACTTATATGAAAATGGGATCTCAGGTGCCTCAGGGTTGGAGTTATAACCCATCTAGCTGGCCGCAGCGCTGGATCATGATCGTAACCGGGTTTATTGGCTGGATGGTTTCTCGGTATTTGGGAGCATTTCAGCTGGGCTATATAGATCAGATATGGGACCCCTTCTTTGGCGAGGGCAGTCGTCTGGTACTTAATTCTAGTATGTCTCATTCCTTTCCCATCTCAGATGGAGCGATGGGTGCCCTGGCTTATACTTTTGAGTTTCTGATGGGCTGGATGGGGGCTCCAAGCCGTTGGAGAACCATGCCCTGGATGGTGACTTTTTTTGGCATACTTGTTATTCCTTTAGGCTTGGTACATATCTTTTTGGTGATTTCTCAGCCGGTAATCGTTGGGCACTGGTGTACATTTTGCCTGCTAGCCGCCGCTATTATGCTGCCGATGATCCCTCTCGAGATAGATGAAGTAGTGGCTATGGGGCAGCATATGGTACAGGCCAAAAGAAGAGGCGATTCCTTCTGGAAAGTGTTCTGGAAAGGTGGTAAGCCTATGGAACACAATATGGATGAGCGCAGTCCCAAAATCATGGAACTTCCTCAAAGCCCCTGGAAAGTTTTCAAAGCCTCTATATGGGGCATGAGCTTCCCCTGGACACTGATTGTGTCTACTGTATTAGGTATTTGGCTTATGTTTGCTCCTGCTGCTTTTGGTGTAGGTATAGAAGCCAGAGCTGCTGATATTAACCACCTGGGAGGCGCGCTAATTGTAGTAGTGTCTGTCATCTGTATGGGTGAAGTAGTAAGAATAGGACGTTATCTCAACGTCTTACTGGGACTAACGGTGGCCTTAGTACCCTGGTTTTTGCAAGACAGTGTACTCGCGCTTAATATTAGCGGTACTATCGCCGGACTGGCTGTTGCTGCCTTAGCCATACCGCGTGGCCCTGTCAAGGAAAGCTATGGGCTATGGAATAAATACGTAAAGTAA
- a CDS encoding NAD-dependent epimerase/dehydratase family protein — protein sequence METTNELAASGGDQDDHRDVVLVTGSSGMIGTNIIKRLLKDYQVVGLDKMGNPYPPKEAEWICFDLTSEESIRAAMERVRYAYGSKIASVIHLAAYYDFSGEPSPLYEKVTIQGTENFVKVLQDFEVEQFVFSSTNLIYKPTTPGIRINEDCPLEPNWNYPESKMNTEEIIREKRGNMHAVLLRLAGVYDDIGHSIPVSHQIQRIYEKQLTSHFYSGDTSHGNVFLHMEDLLDALEKTVENRKTLAEEIAINIGEAETPTYEELQKTIGRLVHGEDWETFEMPKPLAKAGAWGMDLVGDPFIKPWMISRADDHYELDISRAKELLNWEPKHRLIDTLPYMIQELKADPLKWYRMNKIEPPERLQKEQTQQK from the coding sequence ATGGAAACGACCAATGAGCTAGCCGCAAGTGGCGGTGATCAAGATGATCATAGGGATGTGGTTTTGGTCACTGGCAGTAGTGGAATGATAGGAACCAACATCATTAAGAGGTTGCTAAAAGACTATCAGGTGGTAGGGTTGGATAAAATGGGAAATCCTTACCCTCCTAAAGAAGCCGAATGGATATGTTTTGATCTTACCTCAGAAGAAAGTATCCGTGCTGCCATGGAGCGTGTACGTTATGCCTATGGTTCAAAGATAGCGTCAGTCATTCATCTGGCTGCCTATTATGATTTTTCCGGTGAGCCCAGTCCCTTGTATGAGAAAGTTACTATTCAGGGAACGGAAAATTTTGTGAAAGTACTGCAGGACTTTGAAGTAGAACAGTTTGTGTTTTCCAGTACCAATCTGATCTATAAGCCCACCACTCCCGGAATCAGGATCAACGAAGATTGTCCGTTAGAACCCAACTGGAATTATCCTGAGTCAAAAATGAATACCGAAGAAATCATACGGGAAAAGCGAGGCAATATGCACGCGGTGCTATTACGGCTGGCAGGTGTGTATGATGATATAGGCCATTCTATTCCTGTTTCCCATCAAATACAACGTATCTACGAAAAGCAGCTCACCAGCCATTTTTACTCGGGCGACACTTCGCACGGTAATGTGTTTTTGCATATGGAAGACCTACTGGATGCCCTGGAAAAGACTGTAGAAAACAGGAAGACCTTAGCTGAAGAAATTGCGATCAACATCGGTGAGGCCGAGACCCCTACCTATGAGGAGCTGCAAAAAACCATAGGCAGGCTGGTTCATGGTGAAGACTGGGAAACTTTTGAAATGCCCAAGCCACTGGCCAAAGCAGGAGCCTGGGGAATGGATCTGGTCGGCGATCCTTTCATCAAACCCTGGATGATCAGTCGTGCTGATGACCATTATGAACTGGACATTAGCCGGGCAAAAGAACTTCTTAACTGGGAGCCTAAACATAGGCTGATAGATACGTTGCCTTACATGATCCAGGAACTGAAAGCAGATCCGTTGAAATGGTACAGGATGAATAAAATTGAACCTCCTGAACGCCTGCAGAAAGAGCAGACACAACAAAAATAG
- a CDS encoding four-helix bundle copper-binding protein, producing the protein MSEHKEFIQKLADCASACQYCADQCLNEDDIAKMVDCIRTDHDCADSCLQAINFVSRQSKHAKEAVELCRTLCKACGDECAKHEMDHCQACAKACRACEEACESYLSVAA; encoded by the coding sequence ATGAGTGAACATAAGGAATTTATTCAAAAGTTAGCGGATTGTGCTTCTGCTTGCCAGTATTGTGCTGACCAGTGTCTTAATGAAGATGACATTGCTAAAATGGTAGATTGCATCCGTACCGATCATGACTGTGCAGATTCATGCTTACAAGCCATAAATTTTGTGTCCAGGCAGAGTAAGCATGCTAAGGAAGCAGTGGAGTTATGTCGTACCCTTTGTAAAGCATGTGGTGATGAGTGCGCCAAGCATGAGATGGATCACTGTCAGGCATGCGCTAAAGCCTGCCGTGCCTGCGAAGAAGCCTGTGAAAGCTATTTGAGTGTTGCTGCATAA